The DNA window CCGGCCATTTtgagtggttcggaagtcaccattAATCTGTTAGTCCCTAGGTTACGTATAAGAaaggacttcttagccctaactttctCCTAGtataattttctgtaattttttttataatgtactgGAAATCTTTTAATAGTATAgactaatatattattgttacatgTTTAGTTAAACTGGATAACATATTTTCTTCCAATGTGATTATACGTTAAAAACGGCCGTACTCTTTCAGTCTCTACTCTTTAAAGAGCCCTCATTCACAAGTTGTTTTTAAGCACTTCCAGTATACCAGACAAACATAGTACAAAACATAAAAGGACTTCGATATGGTTCTTTTATTTAAAGCTTTTGAGGGATTAACAATTCCATAAATGTATTTCTGGTTATGTTTCTTTTCTCATTTGCcggtaaaaaatatttcaaagagaaGTTCTTATGTATTTGTAAGCTTTAATATATTAAGGCAAGCTTACACCATATTTCCGTAATGTCAtatactacaattatttttatatttatagtactaacttgaaaatattattaaaacaaacattcagTATGAAATGACTTGTTTACCATTTACCTTGTTAAACACTGTCCAAAAAATAGTGCcttgttgtattttaaacaagtttatcaggtaaatgtttttgtttcaatgTCCTACGGTCAAAAATATTCGGTCGACATGTCACCACTGTCTAAATATCTTATCAAAACTTGAATGTACGGGGTccgacaataaagtaatgagactgattttcTTTGCAAGATGTGGCAACCTAGCAaaacatagttataaaattttaacctttacCTAGAAGCTGCTTCTAGTCCAAGCGGCACAACCGTTGAAACTGCTCAGTTTTGATTCTTGCTGTAATAAGTTGTGTCTTTCGTCATGGAAATGGAACCACATAATATTGCGCAATGAAATGCCATTTCTTTTTGCGTACATTGGATGAAAACGCAAACGAAAACTTATGGTAACCTTCTGAAAGGCTTTTGAAGATGAGTTTTTTCGTCATGTTTTTCGTTGGCATAAAGATTTAAGTAAGGTAGAACGAATTTTGAAGATGAAGACCGCAGTGAACTACCATCAACCCTCACGGACGGATATCAACTTGACCAGGGTACGTGAACTCGTACGATCTGGTCGAAGAATTTCCGTGAAAATGGTTGAAGAAAAACTGAGCATCAATCAATAAACGGTTAGTCTAGTAATAACTTTGTAAAAGAGTTCTTCCATGTCCGTGCCAACATTGCTGATAATTGGACTTCGCATCACGATAATGTCCCATCCCATAATGTGCAACttttaacctcaaaacaaatttcagtacTACCACAGCCACCTTATTCGCCAGATATCGCTTCGTGCGACTTCTTTCTATTTCAAGAGTCAATACGGTGGTGATGGGACACCATTATGAAACAACACAAGACGTCCAAGAAGCTGTGACGAGGGTCTTGGAGGATATTACAGAAGATAAGTTCCAGAAATGTTACGATCAATGGCAGAGGCGCTGGAAAAAGTGTGTGCAATCGTAATGGAattactttgaaggagacaacaCTAAACTTAACTATAACGATAAGCACAATGTTTTTCAAATCGATCTCATTACTATATTGTCGCACCTCGTACGGCAGTTTTGCTGTCACATtatcacatattttttacattggtattgtTAGTTCGAACTATAAATAACGATAGgtaattataattgtttgtaaCTTTTAGAAAATTTACTTTAAGCAACTTATAAATTAGAATATGTCAAGAAATCCTGTACTAAGAAGTAAGTGATGTAGAAGGTGAGGTGAGTAAGCTCCAGTAGTTACGAAACATTTCCCTGCAGTTTACTCCCGTGGAGCGTCAAAGAAACCAATTTAAAGCAAACGATTGGGAACGAAAAATGTCCGCGTTAGCAGTCCATTACGACTTCTTCCGcttgaaaattcaagatttactcgcaaaagtaaatttatgaaaatggATATTTGACActatttattaacaaactaaCTAAATGGCATAcggtcaaatttaaaaaaaaattgtaagctGTATAATATAAGCACGATTTTTATcgtttaatatgtattatattaaaatctagtATTTAAACATATAGTTTGGATTACTAGCCATACCTCAGAAAACGATTTATTGCCTGCaaaagttatattgaaataatgcCTAGAAATGCATATAACATATTTGATCTTATATCGAGTAACATTAGTTTAAATAACATCCTTGCATTCTGTGATTCCTCAAAATAGTTTACTCGTTAATAATTTGTCTTcaatatataatcaaaaatattataacactgAATTAAACAGCATCTATTGATCtctactatttaaaactttaattactaaaCCATACTCATTAGTATTTATTGTCTGAGAGTTAGTGAAGTTCTTACTCAGGAGCTAGCACAATTTCTCTTCGGTCAGTTTGTCTGCCCACGTGCCATTTTTGAATACTTTCCGCACAATACctgaaaaaaactaattacagtagaacctcggttaaccgaggtaatTGGGACCGAGGGTACCTCGGATACGGCGAACCTCGGATAACACGGAACGTAACCTAAAAATCGTTACCGGGGCTAAAAATAGCTCAAGATATactaaaacatgaacaaaagttattaactgaactgttgtttagtttattagtacaagaaatgttattagtacgcaataaaacgtgagaggaaacggtaacactcacaatactaaacactgttttaatataacactcaatttattgcacaactgaatacgtatgatataggctacacaatgtacagaagtttagttacagtacagtattcctgtttacaaaattaaatcaaagaaatgaaaattaatttactgtacattgtacaaaaaataaacaaagtaagctaatcttttttcccaaagaaatcagttattgttttttgacttAGATTAGAGGATCTTAGGCTAGCCGCCCTGTTGCGCCAGCGTCGCAGCCAAAACTAAATCGTTTGTTGTTGCGGTTTCTTGTTGTTCAATGTATGCCAGTGCTCCCTCGATCGTTCTTAGACCTTCTGTATGTGATATTTTCTCAGTCGCCCCATCAGGTTCAtcgctgtaaaaaaaacttttgtttttacgtaaccgtaacgcaatcaaaaggcagcagttggaattggtatgaaaattagttttggattgatgaatgggcaacatttaactaaagtgtaacaaatatactgtagttgtgttaaaaaaattgatgttggattatgtttttatgttaaaattttgcataaataaaaaatcaaaaacttacttGTCATCATCTTCTGGTTGGTTGAGCATCTGGATAATCACGTCATCAGTTAGGGCCTGATCCTCATCTCCATTGATCCATTCACTGATGTCCTCTGCACTGATGGGCTCAGCCACTGGAAGGTGGTTACAAAGATTCACAAGCTCTTCATTTTCAGGAGGACATGCTCTTGGCTGGTTTTCAGGAGCAGCTGTCTCTTGGCGGCTTGCCTTTTCAATTCCGAAAAGTTTGCGCCATGACCTTCTTATAGTGTCCTCCCTAACGTTATCCCAAGCTTCTGACACCCAGTAGACAACATCTTTCATTGTGATTAACTTGAGAGCATCAGTGACACCCAGCCCGTCCTCTAGCTTCTCCAGTAGATTTCTAAGCAGCCTCTTTTTGTAGTTTCGCTTAAAAGTTTTCTAGAACTCCCTGGTCTAGAGGCTGGATGAGGGCAGTAACGTTTGGAGGCAAAAATAAGGCTCTAATGCCATCGCTGACTAGCTCATCAGCATCTGGATGGGACGAAGCGTTGTCAAGAATAAGAAGGCCTTGCGAGGGAGTTTTTTGTTCTCCAAGAAAGCTTCAACGACTGGAACGAattcctcaaaaaaccattgtttgaaaatccgcgagtccatccatgcgtttttctggtttgtgtatgtgctgggaaatgtgtccacattagtatttttaaaaagcacgtggctttttatacttgcctattacaactggtttgagtttcaaacttcctgcagcattggcacatcctaaaactgtaactcgatctttagatttcttatacccaggagctgatgtttcctgctgactggctaaagttttttgagggcaacattctgaagttaaggcctgtctcatcacagtttgaatatttgatcggatgtaagaccctcactcaaaatcaattttcttattttttcttcaaaaactgtcaCATCAGTTTCATTACCTGAAAGTTTTTCCCCAGATATATTAAGTTGCCGCACTCCATAACGGTTCTTCCATCGCATTAACCACCCGGAACTAGCGGTAAAAGGTTCATCGCCATCGCCAAAAGATTTATGGAAAATCTAGCGCTTTTGCCTGCAAAATAGGCCCACTTATTGGACTTCCCCTTGCTCTCATTTCCGAAAACCATAAGAATAAAGCCTCGGAAGTTTTTTCATACTcacactttttaaacgtttttctctCTGAATTGCAATTGGAATTTAAGCTCTGAGCACCCCATTTTTCTAACTCAGCCCTCTTCCTCCTCCAATCTCCGACGGTAACCTCACCAACACCCAAGTCTTTAGCGACTGTTCTTATTGACTCACCATTGTCCAGACGACGAATCGCAATTTAGTTTAGTCTCTAAGGACACAACGACACGTTTGCGTTTTAGCACtcatttacacctactgtaactgcacttaaacacacaataaaaaaacagtgatagacacttgacttgtaaaagtaaacaaaggacTGCCACTGAGACGAAATGGCGTCTTCGGGCAGACCGATGATGCACGAACACATCCGAGCTGAAGCTGTACACCAGGACAGCCCACTAGATGCGCAATAAGCTACGGAGTCGAATCGGGTGGTGGTGGGGGAGAGCGAGTGGCTCAGTCGCGTCTCGGCATTGAAACAGTTCGCATTGGTCCGGCGGCGAGCGGTGTCGGGTTACAACACCTGCAGCTGCTCTGGCGAGCGGTGTCGGGTGACAGTGCCGTATGCATTCGGCAAAGATAAGCGCTAAGCTACGCAAATATTTGGCCGAGGAAACACAACAGTTGccaacaatttactgtacagtagttttaaacgcattgcaggctagcgtgcgtattgcgataaaaggagcacccaaacgctcattactgtacgtagtttgtgcgtgttttcttcttttgcttttttaaataaaaaaaatcgtccgAGGACGGCCTTCGGTTAAACCCGGAGTCTCGGTTAAGCGGaggctcggttaaccgaggttctactgtaatctataaactataaatttctaTGGATCTACAGGAACACTACTACGTATTACGGGACACACGCACTCATACGTGTAGCTCATTGTTTACTAGGTTTAAGATTAACCTACAAAAAGGATGAAAAACTAattgaactaatattttatatgtatatctttacctgtaaacattatttttggacGAGAAAAGTAATACTGTTttcatttattgattttcttGTAAAAAGGATTGAGTTTTCACATGTAcattgtttgtgaaatattttaatgaacttaCTGCACTCGCGCATCAGATTCATTGAATTCATCCTAAAACCTACAAAAGGTAGAAATATAATTACGGAAAGACAAACACAGAAATCTGATAAATCCTTTTTCTAAGCCATTTTAGTTTgtgtagaattatttaaatattatctcacttggaaaaatattgtagtggctgaatttattttaaaatgccataAAGTTTATTGATGTAATTTTATAGATCCTATTAACTATTAATTTGGTCAGAAgctaaataaagtaaacatttgtcaatttttctttattagtttataaattaagaatttaaaactacaaacaaaACGTTATTAAAGCTTACGAATCAATAagtatagaaaaaaatgtatcaaaaaggATAGACGTAATGTATATATAAAGCTGAACAGAAGGAGTAGGCAATGTATATCAC is part of the Homalodisca vitripennis isolate AUS2020 unplaced genomic scaffold, UT_GWSS_2.1 ScUCBcl_3507;HRSCAF=9075, whole genome shotgun sequence genome and encodes:
- the LOC124372581 gene encoding tigger transposable element-derived protein 2-like, whose amino-acid sequence is MKDVVYWVSEAWDNVREDTIRRSWRKLFGIEKASRQETAAPENQPRACPPENEELVNLCNHLPVAEPISAEDISEWINGDEDQALTDDVIIQMLNQPEDDDNDEPDGATEKISHTEGLRTIEGALAYIEQQETATTNDLVLAATLAQQGG